In Paramormyrops kingsleyae isolate MSU_618 chromosome 5, PKINGS_0.4, whole genome shotgun sequence, one DNA window encodes the following:
- the LOC140590946 gene encoding voltage-dependent L-type calcium channel subunit beta-1-like, with translation MQTQLRSRSEPQGGRSLSRQDTFDSETQGSRDSAYTEAGDSCMDVETDPYEEPEPYYSRDGSLQPARPQTHQGSWEDEGAEPDQENMNPAPLQEQHGQVRQRERYCQNQGDDNVILGRNQTQEDWPRDVYIH, from the coding sequence ATGCAGACTCAGCTGCGCTCGCGCTCCGAGCCCCAGGGGGGGCGCAGCCTGTCTCGACAGGACACCTTTGACTCAGAGACACAGGGCAGCCGGGACTCGGCATACACAGAGGCTGGCGACTCTTGCATGGATGTGGAGACAGACCCCTATGAGGAGCCAGAGCCCTACTACAGCAGGGATGGCAGCCTGCAGCCAGCGAGGCCCCAGACCCACCAGGGCTCCTGGGAGGATGAGGGCGCAGAGCCGGATCAGGAGAACATGAACCCAGCCCCACTGCAGGAACAGCACGGCCAGGTCCGGCAGAGGGAGAGATACTGCCAAAACCAGGGAGATGACAATGTTATATTAGGTCGCAACCAAACCCAGGAAGACTGGCCTAGGGATGTCTACATCCATTAA